A window of the Lactuca sativa cultivar Salinas chromosome 5, Lsat_Salinas_v11, whole genome shotgun sequence genome harbors these coding sequences:
- the LOC111884893 gene encoding uncharacterized protein LOC111884893, producing the protein MVDDRCKKRFPKPFNPLTTFDENGYVHYKRRDGSYHVLQSGIRTDNGYVVPYNKCLCSRFDAHINVKYCCWNMMIKYLFKYISKGVDRVRFTLQTSEANTPTTSSTIRVAVNEIKSFLDGRYVCPHEAAWRILNFPIHERDPPVQVFVVHLEGMQPTIFKENSQLSSLIDTPGFGVTILTEWLHNNQRDGRGIDLTYNDYPSKYSWDTKDKRWIHRTTTTNTTIGRLSYVHPSTGELFYLRILLFHQKGCKSFYDIRTVRENTYSTFCDACEALGVTGDDKEWLTTFEEASSWATSFEIRSLFFHLLLYCEVGNPLLLWEAAKPKMGDDITHTFTSNSTDPNVVLRVDTLEQHILLEIQKTLIASTPSKSLADFGLPMPSPSLLSILKNRLLLEKTNYDTNLLISQNTSMVSQFNPDQLTIYERVVDAERNKRSKGKIILVVAASGIASLLLPSGRTAHSRFLAELLKRTSMIIWDEAPMSDRRCFEFLEKSLKDVLEDDNHLFGGTSMLLGGDFRQTLHVQSKSRKSQIISLTLPNSYLWSHFMILKLHHNMRLSQPVNSNKDVNRISEFASWLLDIGNGNIGTPDKNDPECTNIIQIPDCFLIESRDKGLESLIYFVYGKDIISNPSPEELSVRAIICPKNETADHVNALILSKTNSQGVVYNSCDSIKSQTHDSLELDTLYPQYYLNNLHFSGIPSHTLNLKVNTPVMLMRNINQQECLCNGTRLIVTQLLPSVIEASIITGITIRKRVYIPRIKFVHNTSDLPFIFIRKQFPLKVYYVMTRNKSQGQSLKKVGLYLTNSVFTHGQLYVALSIATSPDSIKILLQQEDALPFNFAEPVRCDHWQCEKQARPAQMSTLNADDAGGSGFNAMRPGILYAYARNPYFFLSLLQSSKVNKTKEKTGDEKYSCHSLDEVSRMIHNTLSAYESKVHNMFLDLGESNILRPYMSDAIIDISKVCEVFEAKEAAPSVAGYLEQIGSKIGQNILYKEYSSFQNGYPVDDLEESLSDPLPGMLNSLDLTGPISPSSSSLIQSVINPVIFGLVASDEERWLPDKS; encoded by the exons ATGGTAGATGATAGATGTAAAAAACGATTTCCAAAACCGTTCAACCCATTAACAACTTTTGATGAAAATGGTTATGTGCATTATAAAAGACGTGATGGATCGTATCATGTCCTACAAAGTGGGATTAGAACTGATAACGGCTATGTAGTGCCATACAATAAATGTTTGTGTAGTCGATTTGATGCTCACATCAATgtcaaatattgttgttggaataTGATGATTAAGTACTTATTTAAGTACATTTCAAAGGGGGTTGATCGCGTTCGTTTCACTCTTCAAACATCAGAGGCAAATACTCCTACTACTTCCTCTACCATACGTGTCGCTGTAAATGAAATCAAGTCATTTCTTGATGGTCGGTATGTATGTCCACACGAAGCAGCATGGCGCATCCTCAATTTCCCCATTCATGAACGAGATCCACCTGTACAAGTCTTTGTCGTCCATTTGGAGGGGATGCAACCTActatttttaaagaaaacagtcaATTAAGCTCTCTAATTGATACCCCAGGTTTTGGTGTTACCATTTTAACAGAATGGTTGCACAATAATCAACGTGATGGTCGAGGAATTGACTTGACATACAATGATTACCCTTCTAAATACAGTTGGGACACCAAAGATAAGAGATGGATTCATAGGACTACCACAACAAATACTACCATTGGCAGACTTTCATATGTACATCCATCAACTGGGGAGTTATTCTATCTACGGATTTTACTATTCCATCAAAAAGGATGTAAATCCTTCTATGACATTAGAACCGTTCGTGAAAACACATACTCAACTTTTTGTGATGCATGTGAAGCATTAGGGGTAACTGGTGACGATAAGGAATGGCTAACAACATTTGAAGAAGCATCATCTTGGGCAACCTCATTTGAAATTCGTTCTCTATTCTTTCATCTACTTTTGTATTGTGAAGTAGGAAACCCTCTTTTGTTATGGGAAGCCGCAAAACCTAAAATGGGCGATGACATAACCCATACATTCACTTCGAATTCTACAGATCCAAATGTAGTTCTACGTGTTGATACACTAGAACAACACATACTTCTCGAAATTCAAAAGACACTAATAGCTTCAACACCTTCCAAATCACTTGCTGACTTTGGATTGCCAATGCCATCTCCATCTCTTCTTTCCATTCTCAAAAatcgtcttcttcttgaaaagACTAATTATGATACAAATCTCTTAATTTCTCAAAATACATCCATGGTATCACAATTTAATCCGGATCAACTTACAATTTATGAAAGAGTTGTGGATGCTGAACGAAACAAAAG ATCTAAGGGAAAGATTATACTGGTTGTTGCTGCCTCAGGCATTGCATCCCTTTTGTTGCCTTCAGGTCGTACTGCTCATTCTAGATTT CTAGCAGAGCTCCTAAAGAGGACTTCTATGATCATATGGGATGAAGCTCCAATGAGTGATCGTCGTTGCTTTGAGTTTCTTGAAAAATCACTAAAAGATGTCCTTGAAGATGATAACCATCTTTTTGGTGGGACGTCAATGCTCCTAGGAGGTGACTTTCGACAAACTCTTCATGTTCAATCTAAAAGTAGGAAATCACAAATAATTAGCCTAACTCTACCTAATTCCTATCTATGGTCACATTTTATGATATTGAAATTGCATCATAATATGCGTTTATCCCAACCGGTCAATTCAAATAAGGATGTTAATCGAATATCTGAGTTTGCTTCATGGCTTCTCGATATTGGAAATGGAAATATCGGAACACCAGACAAGAATGATCCAGAATGCACAAACATTATACAAATACCTGATTGTTTCCTTATCGAATCAAGAGACAAAGGATTAGAATCACTAATATATTTTGTATATGGCAAAGATATAATTTCCAATCCATCACCTGAGGAGTTATCTGTTAGAGCCATTATTTGTCCAAAAAATGAAACAGCTGATCACGTCAATGCTTTAATTCTATCAAAAACCAATAGTCAAGGGGTGGTATACAACAGCTGTGATTCTATTAAGTCACAAACCCATGATAGCTTAGAATTAGATACCTTGTATCCCCAATATTATTTAAACAATCTTCACTTTTCTGGTATTCCTTCACATACATTAAATTTGAAAGTTAATACCCCAGTTATGCTAATGAGGAATATCAATCAACAAGAATGTCTTTGTAATGGAACACGTTTGATTGTTACACAATTATTACCATCTGTGATTGAAGCTTCCATAATAACAGGAATAACTATTAGGAAAAGGGTGTACATTCCAAGAATAAAATTTGTACATAATACCTCTGACCTACcttttatatttatcagaaaacaATTTCCTCTTAAAGTGTATTACGTAATGACTAGAAACAAAAGTCAAGGCCAATCTCTTAAAAAGGTAGGTTTATACCTCACAAACTCTGTTTTCACACACGGACAACTATATGTGGCTTTGTCAATAGCTACCTCACCAGATTCGATAAAGATTCTGCTACAACAAGAAGATGCATTACCATTCAACT TTGCTGAACCTGTTAGATGTGATCATTGGCAATGCGAAAAGCAAGCAAGACCTGCTCAGATGTCCACATTAAATGCTGATGATGCTGGTGGCTCCGGCTTCAATGCAATGAGGCCAGGTATACTGTATGCATATGCTAGGAATCCATACTTTTTTTTGTCTCTGTTACAGTCTTCCAAAGTCAATAAAACTAAGGAAAAGACGGGAGATGAAAAATATTCATGTCATTCTCTTgatgaagtgtctcgaatgataCATAATACCTTATCCGCATATGAATCCAAG GTTCACAACATGTTTCTTGATCTTGGGGAGTCGAATATTCTTCGCCCGTATATGAGTGATGCAATAATAGATATATCTAAAGTCTGTGAAGTTTTTGAAGCAAAAGAAGCAGCACCATCTGTTGCAG GTTACTTGGAGCAAATTGGAAGCAAGATTGgtcaaaatatattatataaagaaTATTCATCTTTTCAAAATGGGTATCCTGTTGATGATCTGGAAGAAAGTTTATCTGATCCTCTTCCGGGAA TGCTCAACTCCCTTGATCTCACCGGACCCATTTCCCCTTCTAGTTCGTCTCTGATACAATCAGTGATCAACCCCGTTATATTTGGTTTAGTAGCTTCAG ACGAAGAAAGATGGCTGCCTGATAAAAGTTAA